In the Carassius auratus strain Wakin chromosome 50, ASM336829v1, whole genome shotgun sequence genome, one interval contains:
- the LOC113066665 gene encoding DCC-interacting protein 13-beta-like isoform X3, with protein MVLDMDNCSVMTIECEERRYCFQITSPNGRTLHQTALQAVTPITSFEKRAEGSPKTDRVTPGGVSSREPQKPLEPEDLIVPGTPIQFDICFLSDAQTPLVRRKMEEDDDDSDTHVTEL; from the exons ATGGTCCTGGATATGGACAACTGTTCTGTCATGACCATCGAGTGTGAGGAGCGCCGCTACTGCTTCCAGATCACTTCACCCAACGGCAGAAC gtTGCATCAGACGGCTCTGCAGGCTGTGACGCCCATCACCAGCTTTGAGAAGCGAGCAGAGGGTTCTCCTAAAACCGACCG AGTGACACCAGGCGGTGTGTCCTCCAGAGAGCCTCAGAAACCCCTCGAGCCTGAGGATCTGATCGTCCCGGGAACACCAATCCAGTTTGACATTTGTTTTCTGTCAGACGCACAAACCCCGTTGGTGAGGAGGAAGatggaggaagatgatgatgattcaGACACACACG
- the LOC113066665 gene encoding uncharacterized protein LOC113066665 isoform X5, translating into MLGNVVLILVFRSCRPRRERCRPYTTNYYSRRLCKTVRRRGPCSVCLKRMQAHSLTTQTSCSSTEISTLKEIFGIARDEREAAMVKYSRLPKKRENEK; encoded by the exons atgctgggaaatgtagtccTCATCCTTGTATTCCGTTCCTGCCGTCCCCGACGCGAAAGATGCCGGCCGTACACCACAAATTATTACTCGAGGAGGCTTTGCAAGACAGTCCgcag ACGCGGTCCTTGCTCAGTGTGTCTGAAGAGGATGCAGGCACACTCACTAACTACACAGACCAGCTGCTCcagcacag AGATCAGCACACTGAAGGAGATATTCGGCATCGCCAGAGATG AGCGTGAAGCTGCCATGGTGAAATATAGTCGTTTACCTaagaagagagaaaatgaaaag TAA
- the LOC113066665 gene encoding DCC-interacting protein 13-beta-like isoform X1 translates to MVLDMDNCSVMTIECEERRYCFQITSPNGRTLHQTALQAVTPITSFEKRAEGSPKTDRVTPGGVSSREPQKPLEPEDLIVPGTPIQFDICFLSDAQTPLVRRKMEEDDDDSDTHGETSLFQLHTMGK, encoded by the exons ATGGTCCTGGATATGGACAACTGTTCTGTCATGACCATCGAGTGTGAGGAGCGCCGCTACTGCTTCCAGATCACTTCACCCAACGGCAGAAC gtTGCATCAGACGGCTCTGCAGGCTGTGACGCCCATCACCAGCTTTGAGAAGCGAGCAGAGGGTTCTCCTAAAACCGACCG AGTGACACCAGGCGGTGTGTCCTCCAGAGAGCCTCAGAAACCCCTCGAGCCTGAGGATCTGATCGTCCCGGGAACACCAATCCAGTTTGACATTTGTTTTCTGTCAGACGCACAAACCCCGTTGGTGAGGAGGAAGatggaggaagatgatgatgattcaGACACACACGGTGAGACGAGCCTGTTTCAACTCCACACAATGGGGAAGTAA
- the LOC113066665 gene encoding DCC-interacting protein 13-beta-like isoform X4 → MVLDMDNCSVMTIECEERRYCFQITSPNGRTLHQTALQAVTPITSFEKRAEGSPKTDRVTPGGVSSREPQKPLEPEDLIVPGTPIQFDICFLSDAQTPLVRRKMEEDDDDSDTHGP, encoded by the exons ATGGTCCTGGATATGGACAACTGTTCTGTCATGACCATCGAGTGTGAGGAGCGCCGCTACTGCTTCCAGATCACTTCACCCAACGGCAGAAC gtTGCATCAGACGGCTCTGCAGGCTGTGACGCCCATCACCAGCTTTGAGAAGCGAGCAGAGGGTTCTCCTAAAACCGACCG AGTGACACCAGGCGGTGTGTCCTCCAGAGAGCCTCAGAAACCCCTCGAGCCTGAGGATCTGATCGTCCCGGGAACACCAATCCAGTTTGACATTTGTTTTCTGTCAGACGCACAAACCCCGTTGGTGAGGAGGAAGatggaggaagatgatgatgattcaGACACACACG
- the LOC113066665 gene encoding DCC-interacting protein 13-beta-like isoform X2, with translation MVLDMDNCSVMTIECEERRYCFQITSPNGRTLHQTALQAVTPITSFEKRAEGSPKTDRVTPGGVSSREPQKPLEPEDLIVPGTPIQFDICFLSDAQTPLVRRKMEEDDDDSDTHDSCCF, from the exons ATGGTCCTGGATATGGACAACTGTTCTGTCATGACCATCGAGTGTGAGGAGCGCCGCTACTGCTTCCAGATCACTTCACCCAACGGCAGAAC gtTGCATCAGACGGCTCTGCAGGCTGTGACGCCCATCACCAGCTTTGAGAAGCGAGCAGAGGGTTCTCCTAAAACCGACCG AGTGACACCAGGCGGTGTGTCCTCCAGAGAGCCTCAGAAACCCCTCGAGCCTGAGGATCTGATCGTCCCGGGAACACCAATCCAGTTTGACATTTGTTTTCTGTCAGACGCACAAACCCCGTTGGTGAGGAGGAAGatggaggaagatgatgatgattcaGACACACACG attcgtgttgtttctga